One Ethanoligenens harbinense YUAN-3 genomic window carries:
- a CDS encoding metallophosphoesterase family protein, which produces MLFVTGDVHADLRDFESRPFGRVKKEDFVVVCGDFGMIWDGSPEEKKTLEKLGKSKHPILFVDGAHENFDLLGSYPVEQWNGGDVQVVGGNVMHLMRGQVYTIDGKKVFTFGGGESEDRDMREPGKGWWPQEIPNEEEMRTGIENLVANDWQVDYIFTYEAPSSVRRMLVRDEGELNAFHVYLDHIREKCRFARWIFGNYHCNKRLSTSMDALYDDVIRLITDSDKKPRR; this is translated from the coding sequence ATGCTTTTTGTAACCGGTGATGTGCACGCGGATCTGCGTGATTTTGAAAGCCGTCCGTTCGGCCGGGTGAAAAAAGAAGATTTTGTGGTGGTGTGCGGCGATTTCGGCATGATTTGGGACGGCAGCCCGGAAGAAAAGAAAACGCTGGAGAAGCTCGGAAAATCCAAACACCCCATCCTGTTTGTGGACGGCGCGCATGAAAATTTCGACCTGTTGGGATCGTATCCCGTCGAGCAATGGAACGGCGGAGATGTGCAGGTCGTCGGAGGCAATGTGATGCATCTGATGCGCGGCCAGGTTTATACCATCGACGGCAAGAAGGTGTTCACCTTCGGCGGCGGCGAGAGCGAAGACCGCGACATGCGCGAGCCCGGCAAAGGCTGGTGGCCGCAGGAGATACCCAACGAAGAGGAGATGCGCACGGGCATTGAGAACCTGGTGGCCAACGACTGGCAGGTGGATTATATCTTCACCTACGAAGCGCCGTCGAGCGTGCGCCGGATGCTGGTACGGGATGAAGGCGAGCTCAATGCGTTCCATGTTTATCTCGACCATATCCGGGAAAAATGCCGGTTTGCGCGCTGGATCTTTGGCAATTATCACTGCAACAAGCGGCTTTCCACCAGTATGGACGCGCTGTATGACGATGTCATCCGCCTCATTACGGACAGTGATAAGAAGCCCCGCAGGTGA
- the alr gene encoding alanine racemase → MSDFLKRTWAEVDLDKIEANYLAIRAYVSPQSKIMTIVKADGYGHGAPFVAKAFDDAGTDWFGVSNIEEAEQLRIAGIEKPILILGYTPPEFAGMLIKQRVTQTLFSMEYGEQLSAAAKEAGGTVDVHLKLDTGMSRIGFLFHGEEDAPALLQDGAAAAALPNLRIDGVFTHFAVSDEPGNPFTRTQFERFIRAVALLEEQGLRFSLRHCCNSAGLLNYPEMQLDMVRPGIILYGLTPAVGMPLPIELQPAMALKTMLFQTKTLTPGTPVSYGMIYRTPSARRVGTLPIGYADGYARSLSDRADVLIHGKRARIVGRVCMDQCMADVTDIPNAQSGDVVTVIGRDGGETVSMEEIAAQMGTINYETACLIGKRVPRVFFKGGRQVGKLNYILP, encoded by the coding sequence ATGTCTGATTTTTTAAAGCGTACCTGGGCGGAAGTCGACCTGGATAAAATAGAAGCGAATTACCTTGCCATTCGGGCGTATGTGTCCCCGCAGAGCAAGATCATGACCATCGTCAAGGCTGATGGCTACGGGCATGGCGCGCCTTTTGTAGCAAAAGCGTTTGACGACGCCGGCACGGACTGGTTCGGCGTTTCCAATATAGAAGAAGCGGAGCAGCTGCGCATCGCGGGCATTGAAAAGCCCATCCTCATTCTGGGCTACACGCCGCCCGAGTTTGCGGGCATGCTCATCAAACAGCGCGTCACACAGACGCTGTTCAGCATGGAATATGGGGAGCAGCTCAGCGCCGCCGCGAAAGAAGCGGGCGGCACGGTGGATGTGCACCTTAAACTGGACACCGGTATGTCCCGCATCGGGTTTCTGTTCCACGGTGAAGAGGATGCGCCTGCTCTGCTGCAGGACGGTGCCGCGGCGGCCGCGTTGCCGAACCTGCGCATTGACGGGGTGTTTACGCACTTTGCCGTTTCGGATGAGCCGGGCAACCCGTTTACCCGCACGCAGTTTGAGCGGTTTATCCGTGCCGTCGCGCTGCTGGAGGAGCAGGGGCTGCGCTTTTCGCTGCGTCACTGCTGCAACAGTGCGGGGTTGCTCAATTATCCCGAAATGCAGCTCGACATGGTGCGCCCCGGCATCATCCTCTATGGGTTGACGCCCGCGGTGGGCATGCCGCTGCCCATTGAACTGCAGCCGGCCATGGCGCTCAAGACCATGCTGTTCCAGACCAAGACGCTTACGCCCGGCACACCCGTGAGCTACGGCATGATCTACCGCACGCCGTCGGCGCGCCGGGTGGGCACGCTGCCCATCGGCTACGCGGACGGGTATGCGCGCAGCCTTTCCGACCGGGCGGACGTGCTCATCCACGGCAAACGCGCGCGCATTGTCGGCCGCGTCTGCATGGACCAGTGCATGGCCGACGTGACCGACATCCCCAACGCGCAGAGCGGCGATGTGGTCACCGTCATTGGGCGGGACGGCGGCGAAACGGTCTCCATGGAGGAGATCGCCGCGCAGATGGGCACCATCAATTATGAGACTGCCTGCCTCATCGGCAAGCGGGTGCCCCGGGTGTTCTTCAAGGGCGGCCGGCAGGTCGGCAAACTCAACTACATTTTGCCTTAA